AAATAAATTTTCTTCGCTAGTAAAACTCCCACAGTTTGAATAGTTCTCTGAGAGAAGAATAATTTCTTCATGCACTCTTCTTCAAGTGGTCTGCTTTCAGCAGCGCTTCAACTACTTCTTTAAGCTTTTATGAAGCAATGCATTCAAAGTCTTAGGAATGGAGAAGATCTATAAATTTTATTAAACCGTTTTAAGATTTCTTGTTTAGCATTCTTGAGTTTCTAAAAAATTAAAATAGGGAAAACCCTTAAATTGATATTGCTATATTAATGCGATGATGAATATGCTTGGCGTATGCACTAAATGCGGCTTCACTAAAGAATTGACTAAGGCTCTAGAGTTCTGCCCAAAATGTGGAGCATTTATGAAGATTGAAAGCTCTTCTTCTTTAAAAGGATGCATAAAGCTAAAACCTAGACCATATAAATACCCTTACGATCCAGCTGGCTTTTATATTCACAAGTACCCTAAAGCCATAGGATTAGATCCAAGCAAGATTCGGTGCATAAACTGTAGACACTGGGATGAAAAAGAATGGTTCTGTCTTTACCTTAAGAGAAGAACAAATCCCCAATTTAGATGTGCTGACTTTGGAAGGAAAGGCTTATAGCAAAAAGGCTATCAGAAGGGTTTCTTTACGTATTATTAAAGCTTAGCCTATCTAAGATTAAGATTGAGCTTAAATTTCAAATTTATGGCTGAAAGTAGTGCTGTAAGCTCATGTTGAGGAAGCTCCTCTATCCCATAGCCATTAATATAATCGAAGATTTGAATATACTTCTTTTGAATGGGCTCCTCAGAGTAAATCATGAAGGCTAATTCAATTCGCCAAGGGTAAAGGACCTTATTCTCCTTAAGCTTTTTATCCCATATAGGTGTTTGATCATCGTAGTATTTACCCTTAACAATGCCTAAACCATGAATAGAACCTGTATCTGCAATTTGAAAGATAACGTAGTCAAAGGGCTTTATCTTATTGAATGCTCTAATGAAGAGGCGCCAGTTTCTTTTTTTTGCTTCTTGCCAGCTTCTCTATCCCAGAAGCCCTAAATCAATCTCTCATAGTCACAGCGAATATTCTCTAAATTACTTGAGGAAACAAACCAATAACCCATAACTTTAACACTTCTAAACAATTTATTATATCATGCTACCTCATAAGCCTATCCTTGATTCTTTAATAGAGTGTTTACATCTAGTTGTTTAGCCAACTGTTTAACTGTCTGCAGGGGCTTTCTCTAAAAGCCCAATCAGTTAAGAGTTAACTTGTTCTAACTTTTCGATATTTTTTCTCCTTAATTAGTATAAACACCTTAAAAGGAGCCTTGCTCATGGAAAACACGCTTGATATAAATTAAATGTTTCTTCGGTTAAAAATCTTATGATTAAAAGTTTTGGAACGTTGAGACGGAAATGGTCTTAAATAAGAATTTTGTGCCGATTTTTTAAGCTTAATTTTGGCTTATAAATTTATAGGAAGAGTAGATGTTAGAAAAAATTGAGCATCAGCCAATATGATTGAAGCTTTTAAAATGCATGACGATGGTGAACTTAAAGTTAGGAGGCGACTACTCTGCCATAGATGTAAAAATGGAGATATAGTGTTTTCAACTTTTTACTTTCCTCCCACAAATATGACAGTAATTGTATTCCAGCTTTAATTTAGCTCCGCAATTAGAGCAAAAAATTGAGGAGAAAGTAGATAATTGAGGCGAGAAAGGTGATGGAGGCAGGGCAATTTCTCCTTCCATGACCTCCCTAGCCTTAGCAGTTTCTTCGCTTAAATGAAATGTTAGCCAACGCACCTTCCTGCTTTCAATAAGCTCTTTAACGGATTTTTCTCGACTCGTTAGTTGAGCTGTCTTCCCAGATTTAACTTCTATGAAAACTATTTCAGATGGATTCCCATTAGCTAAACCCTTAAAAGCTATGAAGTCTATAGGTGTGCCAATAAAGCGCAGATCCCTCATCTCTATACTGTACTTCTCAAAAAGGAATAATGGAGCTATATGCTCACTAGCTTTGCCAAGAATAGTGCTCACAGACCTAGATAAGGCATCCTTCCTTATCTCATCTTCTTTACTTTTTCATTCTTCAAACACAAGGTCTTCAAATTTGATTACTTAAAGAGTTTTTTTATAAATGAAAGAGAAGAAGTAGCCCATCTACTTAGATAGGTTTTTTAATGGAGTTTCTACAGTTCTCCGTTTTTGAGTTTAATCTTTCTGCTCATTCTACCGCATTATCAATAACTTCGTAAAATGAATTCCTTGAATCATCAAACTCGGGTACCTTCATGTGATCAATACACCTGAAAGTGAGTGGTTTCTGCATCATCTAATCTCATGTTTTTAACTTTCTATATTTCCATTCTATCTTCTTTTTCTCATATTCCCCTGGAGCCATTTTATTTAATAAATCAGCTACTTTCTGTCTTAATTTAACTGCGAAGTCCATTACTAGCTTAAAATCCCCCATCTCAAATTGCTTATTTGGGAAAAGTATCTTGGCCAAACCTGAAGCAACTCTATAAATGCCGATTTCGTCTCTTATCGTAATATTTTCTAGCTCTATCATCGAACGTATAAGAGGAGTGAAATCTAACTTCCTGAGCTCATGAAGAATTTCTGAGAAGTAATCAACCGAGAACCCATAATTATTTGAAAGATGAACTTCACTTTTCTTTATTTTTGGTATTTCCCACCCAGGAATTATTCCATGAATCCTATCTATGAATGCTGAATCATTCCTCATGAATTCCGGAAGGACATAATTGATATCCTCTATTGGAAGATAACCTGAAACTTCTATATTTCCCATAAAAACTAACGAGCATAGGGAAGCTGCCTTTTTTGGGCCTCTCTCGAAATGTCCATCGACCATATAGTCCTTCAGTTTGCCCATCATCTCCTCTGGCCTAGGGAATGTTACTTTGCTTATTTCGTCAAACACTATACAATCCTTTAGCCCAATTTCCCCTACGGTTCTCCTTGCGATGTTGTAAAAGAGTTGGGCTGGAGTAACCTGTCCTCCAGAGATAATTCGCGTATAGAATGAAATATTCCTATAAAAATAAGTCTTTCCAGTTGCTCTCGGCCCGAATTCCATCAAATTTACATTGTTCTCAACAAGAGGAATAAATCGGCTAATAAGAAGAAGTTTTTGGTCTGAGGTATACACCTCAGGATTTAACCCGAGTGTGTTTACTAAAACATCAAACCATTCCTCTAATGTAAAATGCTTTCTCTTTTCAAGAAATTCATTAAAGTTTATATTTGCAACATGGAATGGTTCAAAGTCATCAATAAATACTGGTAAAGTTATCTGTTTTCCTTTCTCATCCAAGATGGGTTCTGAATATTTCAAACTGGTTAACCCCCATATTCCAGTGGAGAGGAGCTCTTCGTTCTTCTCAACTATCTTATCAGAGATCATAACGTTTGTAAGATTTAAGCTGGGAACATTAGCTTTTCTTATTTCATGTTTCTCATCAATCTCGACTTTTATCTCATCTATTATCTTACAGCCCAGCTTCTTGATGATTATCTTATCTAAGATTTTATCTTTATCTTTCGGCTCGGGATGCAGGGTATTAACAAGCTCAATAACTTTCATTAGTTTCTCACTAAAAACCAATGGATCGCTTTCTTCAGAAATTTGAGTAAGGAGATGCTCAGATACGAATTTCGGTACTTTTCTAATGTCCTGCCTATTGGAAAGACCCTTATTAACAACGTAACCCGGGAAATAATACCTCAATTTTGCATTTAGTTCATCTTGCTTCACCATACTAATCACCAAAGAGTTTATCTAAATCTCCAAATACTGTCGGCGTTTTCTTGCTAATTGCTTTAACGAATAACATTCTTTCTTCTTCGACTTTTCTTCTTTCTCCATTTATGCTGAAAGTAAGTTCAATTTTTAGACTATATTGGCCTGCCTTTAAGGATGGACAGAAAAACTTCAGACCTCTTCCTCCTCCTTTCTCTATCTTTTCCACTTTTTCACTCACTATAGTTTTATCTTTCAAACTTATCTTCAAGCTCAGATTTTCTATATCAGAATTAAAGTCATTAGTGAGTTTAACATCGATCTCTTGAGATTGATCTTCATTAATCAGTAGAGGTTCCAAGGAGATTTTTATTCTCTCCTCTTTTGGAAGCACTTCTTCCTCTTCAACTTCCTCTTCTTCTTGAAACCCACCTTCTTTTAAGATTATAAGGCATTCTTTAATTTCTTCTAATTCATTGTCAGTAATCTCATATAGTTCAGCAACACATTTATCAATCTCATCTTCAATTTTCTGCAAATTTTCTATCAAATCACTTCTATTCTCCTCATGAATCTGCTTGGCAATTTTATGAGCCTCTTTGGAGAGCCTAGAAAGAGTTTGGTGAGTGGCATTATTTGTATCGAATCTTGGAATTCTTATGTTTTCTAAACCTTTAACAGGCATATATGCTCCATAAAGTGCAACAGGAGAGGAATTTAATATTGCAGCTAAATAGTGGGCTTCGTTCTTGTTATCTAATGGAATTAACACAACCGTATGCTCGGGTACAACTATTTTACTTCCTGAATACTTATCATAGGCAGGCTCTAAGACTGCAACATGAAAACCGCCAACTTTCATTCTGGCAGATACTTCTTTCCACACTACCTTATAAGGTGCTAATGTATGCTGAACATTAAAAAGCCAATAAAATGGTGGTGCTACTTTTTCAGCTTTCTCGAAAGACATTTTTCTATAAGGCTCAAGTTTAGATTTATATGGTTCTCCACCTCTATTTATAAGGGGTTCAATGAAATTAGTGAAATACTTCCAAGCCTTTCGATATTTTAATTTTAGTTCCTCGTGCGAAAACGTTTCCCCATTCCTATTGATAGGAAGAATAATATAGCCCAACTCGGAAGATATGTACCATCTTTTCACATCTCTTCCTCTTATTAATGGATATACTAGCTCTTCTTCTACAAACTCTCTTACTTGCTTTACCTTTTTCTTCTGCCCCGGCAATGGTGGATTTGTAATCAGTAAACCTTGAGGTTGCTTTGAAATTACATTAACCCAATATACTTGATTTAGTGCAGTATAAACACCTGCGTAAGCTTTATACCAAGTGCTTTTGCCTATAACCTTCGTAATTCCTCTATATGCTTTTTCGGTTATTTGGATCCAAGGACTTTCTGGCTTATTTTTCTCTATTGGAATGAAAACTAAATCAAATTGTTTCGTTGTCTTCTTTACTTCCTCTAACTCTGCCTCTTGATCTATTCCTTTGGCTCTTGGATTAGACCACATGATGCATAGAATTGGAAACTGAGTCTTTCCAGATTTCTCTATCACAATTAATGAGGTTCTATTTACAGCTCCCTCAAATGGATAAAGTGTCACTAAGTCATGGATTTTAAGAACTTTACAATTATAAGCCAAGAACTTTCTAAATCCTGCACCAGCCTGAGTTTTATATACCGTGAAGGGTATCAAAAAAGAAAATTTTCCATTGTCTTTTAAAAATCTATCAAAGCATCTAGCTACAAAGAGCATCGCCATATCTCTCTTAACTTTGCCTAATCCTATGCCTTTGGTTTTTTCGAGTAAACCGTATTGATCCCATAACGGTTTAGTGTCATTCCTATAAAATTCAGGCAAATTTTCCCAATTAATCCAAGGAGGGTTGCCAACTACGTAATCGAATTTTCCGATGAGCAAAGGTGCAAAGGAGTTCTTTAAGACCCTTGTCCAAATTCTATTTTTCCCTTCTTTTTCCAGCGAAAGTAACCTTGAATATAATTTAGTTATAGACTGTACTGCAAACTCACTTAATTCGTATTTTTGAATAAATTTTCTAAACTCTCCCTCGGAATATTTCATTTTTATGCAAAAATCAATATCCTCTAACACCCTAGATAGCAAACCTTTATCAAGAACCTCTCGTGGTATCCAAAGTTCGCCTTCGACTGTTTTTAAATATACTTCCTCTCCGAATAAATGCGATCTTCTCTCTACAGCAATAGAGTCGGCTAAATATATTGAAAGCTCTATCCCCTCTTTTGGTCTATATCTAATTAAGTCAGCCAAAGCGATAAGGTAATTGGCTTTAGCTGCAAGTACGGCAAGAGGATTCAAGTCAATTCCCTTAACATTCTCCACAATTTTTGTCAGTAGCTCTCTCTTATCAAGGAAATGCTCTTCAGCGTATTCTTTAATCCTCCTAATGGCTAAGACTAAAAAGGTACCTGAGCCACAGGCGGGATCTAGAATTTTCTTTTCAGGATCCCCATCGTAACCTACTTCATCTAACAAAAGCTCAGCAAGCCAGTCTGGAGTGAAATATTCTCCTAATCTATGCCTAATATCCCTTGGTACTAAATTCTGATATAGCCTCTTGAATAAATCTTTTACTTTTTCAGGTGATAATTCAATTGTAGCTGGCTCGTAATCTAGCAACTTCTTGATTATGTCAAAAATAGAGGTTGCAATATCATCATTCCATTCTTCCAAATACCAAGCGAAATAGTCAGCTTCTAAAAAATTCTTTATTCCTAACTGAGCAAAGATTCCACCTTCTTCAAGCTCTTTTAGCTCTGCCAACATCTCTGATTTATTCTTTAAGTAAGCTTCTTCAAGCCGTTTTAAGTAAGACCCAATTAAACTATCCGCAAAAAGAGTTACAATTTCAGAGGTTAAAAGTTTCATTAAGATGGTGTAATAAGTATGTATGGCAAACATCAATTTTTCAACATCAATTCTTCCCCCTCCCTTCACACCGTAATAATCTATCAGTCCTTCAAACTTCTCTTTCGAATAAGCACAAACTTGCGAAAAAACCCTTCTCCAATCCTCAAAAAGCATATCAGTTCTGGGCGACTTTGAGTTGATTAGAGCTTTATATAAAGTCAAAATGGAATTTTTAGTTATTCTGCTTTCAGGTCCAAAGTCTTCAAGTAAGAGTTTAGCCTCTATAGGCTTTCGCTTTAAACCTCTTATCGCTTCCAGCAACCTTAAAATTGTTTGAGCGTTAACTTCCAAAGCGACAGTTTCTTCCCACTCCTTCTTCCTAAATCTGATAAAAGCAATCTGGAATCCATCAATTATGACACCGAAATATCTTCCATAGTACTCAGGGCTGACCGCTTCCACTTTTATGTACTCCTTAACCTGTTCCTTCGCCTTTTGGAACTCTTTCCCAGATTTCAACTTCCCTGGAGCTTTAAACTCTATAATAACGGTACCATAAAGTGCATCTTTTCTTACACCGGAAATTAAACATCTTGTACCTCCAGCATACCTTTCGTATGCGGGTTTAATGCCCCAAGATCTTAAAATTGGATCCATGATTACTGCAAATCCTACTCTTAGCTCTTCTTCATTACTTGCTTCTTGAGCACGTCGTTTAATCTCATTAGCCATTTGTCCCACATTTAATTCATTCATGAAAGTCTTCATGTCTCTCTCCTCATTTTAACTAAAAGTGCCCTCATCTTCAATCCATTTTGAGTTCTAACCACTTCTTCCAGTGATTTCTTTTAAATTCTTCGATGCTAGCTATCTTCACAGAAGGTTTTTCGTTACTCTTCTCTTTTTTAAGCCTGAATATAGTCTTGAGAGCTGCCTGTATAAGTTTTCTTTTAGCGACCTCACCACTCGCTATAATGTATGAAGTATCTGAGTATTCAAGATTCTTTCTTATATTCTTCTCTACTTGCTCCTTAGGGCTTCTTTCATGCCTCCACTTCTTTTCAGGCTTATATCCTATGAGCTCTCCAAGCGCATAAATGGTGTCAACTATTTCATCACGCTGAAGCAACTCTACAGGTTTAGGCGGAGGTGTAATAGGGGGCTTAACGTTTTTAGCTTTCTCCTCTTGTATCTTCATAAATTTTCTTACAGCCTTTAAATTATATCCTGTTAACTTGTTAAGTTTAGAGAGAGGAACATCTATTTCTCTTACATCCTTTAAGAAAAAAAGATAAGGCCATGTTTTGCCATCAACACCCTTCCCCCAAACGCTTTCCGCTAGATGATCACCAGCTTCTACTTGCTTAGGGCTTTCAACAAAAGGATACTTGAAAGATACTTTGCCAGCATAAATGAATTTTCCAGCATGATAAAACAATACATAATCTCCCTCATCAATAGAAGCCCAGCGACTGCGAAGCGACTCCTTTAATGCCCATAGCTTAATGGGGCTAGCACCATAAAATTTAAGAATCTTCTCCTTAAGCAAAGGATCTCTAACGTCTAATTCATTAACGCTTACACCATCCGCAATACTTCTTTTAATGTTTTTAAACAAA
This is a stretch of genomic DNA from Candidatus Bathyarchaeota archaeon. It encodes these proteins:
- a CDS encoding N-6 DNA methylase, which encodes MKTFMNELNVGQMANEIKRRAQEASNEEELRVGFAVIMDPILRSWGIKPAYERYAGGTRCLISGVRKDALYGTVIIEFKAPGKLKSGKEFQKAKEQVKEYIKVEAVSPEYYGRYFGVIIDGFQIAFIRFRKKEWEETVALEVNAQTILRLLEAIRGLKRKPIEAKLLLEDFGPESRITKNSILTLYKALINSKSPRTDMLFEDWRRVFSQVCAYSKEKFEGLIDYYGVKGGGRIDVEKLMFAIHTYYTILMKLLTSEIVTLFADSLIGSYLKRLEEAYLKNKSEMLAELKELEEGGIFAQLGIKNFLEADYFAWYLEEWNDDIATSIFDIIKKLLDYEPATIELSPEKVKDLFKRLYQNLVPRDIRHRLGEYFTPDWLAELLLDEVGYDGDPEKKILDPACGSGTFLVLAIRRIKEYAEEHFLDKRELLTKIVENVKGIDLNPLAVLAAKANYLIALADLIRYRPKEGIELSIYLADSIAVERRSHLFGEEVYLKTVEGELWIPREVLDKGLLSRVLEDIDFCIKMKYSEGEFRKFIQKYELSEFAVQSITKLYSRLLSLEKEGKNRIWTRVLKNSFAPLLIGKFDYVVGNPPWINWENLPEFYRNDTKPLWDQYGLLEKTKGIGLGKVKRDMAMLFVARCFDRFLKDNGKFSFLIPFTVYKTQAGAGFRKFLAYNCKVLKIHDLVTLYPFEGAVNRTSLIVIEKSGKTQFPILCIMWSNPRAKGIDQEAELEEVKKTTKQFDLVFIPIEKNKPESPWIQITEKAYRGITKVIGKSTWYKAYAGVYTALNQVYWVNVISKQPQGLLITNPPLPGQKKKVKQVREFVEEELVYPLIRGRDVKRWYISSELGYIILPINRNGETFSHEELKLKYRKAWKYFTNFIEPLINRGGEPYKSKLEPYRKMSFEKAEKVAPPFYWLFNVQHTLAPYKVVWKEVSARMKVGGFHVAVLEPAYDKYSGSKIVVPEHTVVLIPLDNKNEAHYLAAILNSSPVALYGAYMPVKGLENIRIPRFDTNNATHQTLSRLSKEAHKIAKQIHEENRSDLIENLQKIEDEIDKCVAELYEITDNELEEIKECLIILKEGGFQEEEEVEEEEVLPKEERIKISLEPLLINEDQSQEIDVKLTNDFNSDIENLSLKISLKDKTIVSEKVEKIEKGGGRGLKFFCPSLKAGQYSLKIELTFSINGERRKVEEERMLFVKAISKKTPTVFGDLDKLFGD
- the brxL gene encoding BREX system Lon protease-like protein BrxL, which encodes MVKQDELNAKLRYYFPGYVVNKGLSNRQDIRKVPKFVSEHLLTQISEESDPLVFSEKLMKVIELVNTLHPEPKDKDKILDKIIIKKLGCKIIDEIKVEIDEKHEIRKANVPSLNLTNVMISDKIVEKNEELLSTGIWGLTSLKYSEPILDEKGKQITLPVFIDDFEPFHVANINFNEFLEKRKHFTLEEWFDVLVNTLGLNPEVYTSDQKLLLISRFIPLVENNVNLMEFGPRATGKTYFYRNISFYTRIISGGQVTPAQLFYNIARRTVGEIGLKDCIVFDEISKVTFPRPEEMMGKLKDYMVDGHFERGPKKAASLCSLVFMGNIEVSGYLPIEDINYVLPEFMRNDSAFIDRIHGIIPGWEIPKIKKSEVHLSNNYGFSVDYFSEILHELRKLDFTPLIRSMIELENITIRDEIGIYRVASGLAKILFPNKQFEMGDFKLVMDFAVKLRQKVADLLNKMAPGEYEKKKIEWKYRKLKT